In the genome of Actinomadura graeca, one region contains:
- a CDS encoding alkaline phosphatase D family protein, giving the protein MSVGIPRRRFLATGGAASFVTAGQVLLGPVLLGPDGAVAAVRAHGGAPVPAGLFTLGVASGDPSPGGFVLWTRLAPRPVDGGGMPDRAVPVAWQIADDERFRQIRAAGVATARPEHGHAVHVEAGGLRPDREYFYRFRAGPEISPVGRARTAPRPGAGNRRLRFAFASCHNWQDGYFTAYHHLAQEDLAFVAFLGDYIYETVPRTDTVRAHEGTGEPYTLVEYRNRHAQYKTDPALQAAHAAFPWIVTWDDHEVDNNWADEIPQDPDRQPREKFLARRAAAFQAYYEHMPLRRPAVPHGIGMRLHRRLGFGRLAAVHVLDTRQYRSDQPDTLAEAGDPRRTMTGTEQERWLTGGLARSGARWNLLANQVMWASNDRKAGPEQVFDFDNWDGYRVQRRRMLEFFGSGLVSNPVVLTGDRHATWVCDLRPDFDDPASPVVGAEITGTSVSSGGDADPVSFHRTFDPIMAESPHWKYIGNQRGYVVCDVGPDRLLASLRTVDSVWRPDGTTAATAARFQVEAGRPGITVVDRRPAVDAGSRSETAPRRFAVDDDQL; this is encoded by the coding sequence ATGTCCGTCGGGATCCCCCGCCGCCGGTTCCTCGCCACGGGCGGAGCCGCCTCGTTCGTCACGGCGGGCCAGGTGCTCCTCGGCCCGGTCCTGCTCGGGCCGGACGGCGCCGTCGCCGCGGTCCGCGCCCACGGAGGCGCCCCGGTGCCGGCCGGCCTCTTCACCCTCGGCGTGGCGTCCGGCGACCCGTCGCCCGGCGGGTTCGTGCTGTGGACGCGGCTGGCGCCGCGGCCCGTCGACGGCGGGGGCATGCCCGACCGCGCGGTGCCGGTGGCCTGGCAGATCGCCGACGACGAGCGGTTCCGCCAGATCCGGGCGGCGGGTGTCGCGACCGCGCGGCCCGAGCACGGGCACGCGGTGCACGTCGAGGCCGGCGGCCTGCGGCCGGACCGCGAGTACTTCTACCGGTTCCGGGCCGGCCCGGAGATCTCGCCGGTCGGCCGCGCCCGCACGGCCCCCCGGCCCGGGGCCGGCAACCGGCGGCTGCGGTTCGCCTTCGCGAGCTGTCACAACTGGCAGGACGGCTACTTCACCGCCTACCACCACCTGGCGCAGGAGGACCTGGCGTTCGTCGCCTTCCTCGGCGACTACATCTACGAGACGGTCCCGCGGACCGACACCGTCCGCGCCCATGAGGGCACCGGCGAGCCGTACACGCTGGTCGAGTACCGCAACCGGCACGCGCAGTACAAGACCGACCCCGCGCTGCAGGCGGCGCACGCCGCGTTCCCCTGGATCGTGACCTGGGACGACCACGAGGTCGACAACAACTGGGCCGACGAGATCCCGCAGGACCCCGACCGGCAGCCGCGCGAGAAGTTCCTCGCGCGCCGGGCCGCGGCGTTCCAGGCCTACTACGAGCACATGCCGCTGCGCCGGCCCGCCGTCCCGCACGGCATCGGCATGCGGCTGCACCGCCGCCTCGGCTTCGGCCGGCTCGCCGCCGTGCACGTCCTCGACACCCGGCAGTACCGCAGCGACCAGCCGGACACCCTCGCCGAGGCCGGGGACCCGCGCCGCACGATGACCGGCACCGAACAGGAGAGGTGGCTGACCGGGGGCCTGGCCCGCTCGGGAGCCCGCTGGAACCTGCTGGCCAACCAGGTGATGTGGGCGTCCAACGACCGCAAGGCGGGGCCCGAGCAGGTCTTCGACTTCGACAACTGGGACGGCTACCGGGTGCAGCGCCGCCGGATGCTGGAGTTCTTCGGGTCCGGCCTCGTCTCCAACCCGGTGGTCCTCACCGGCGACCGGCACGCCACCTGGGTGTGCGATCTGCGGCCGGACTTCGACGACCCGGCGTCCCCGGTGGTGGGCGCGGAGATCACCGGGACGTCGGTCAGCTCGGGCGGCGACGCCGACCCCGTCTCCTTCCACCGCACCTTCGACCCGATCATGGCGGAGAGCCCGCACTGGAAGTACATCGGCAACCAGCGCGGGTACGTCGTCTGCGACGTGGGACCGGACCGGCTCCTGGCCTCGCTCCGGACCGTCGATTCGGTATGGAGGCCCGACGGGACGACGGCCGCCACCGCGGCCCGCTTCCAGGTCGAGGCGGGCCGGCCGGGGATCACCGTCGTGGACCGGCGGCCCGCCGTTGACGCGGGATCGCGGTCGGAGACGGCCCCGCGCCGTTTCGCGGTCGACGACGACCAGCTCTGA
- a CDS encoding LuxR C-terminal-related transcriptional regulator, whose translation MRADAALEQRSNAVRVIIASDNPVVRIGLHALLRSAPMVDVVGNGAIGDSMGEVRRQEPDVVLLDSSPPSPASIGALARVRGGSRIIVVTAAEDPCLLVQAVLAGACCCLVYGHFEPQGLADVVLAADRGEAHLSQPAVTALVQWMHEGHPSHEQHDPGLTPREVEILELITAGLTNRQIARHLVISEKTVKNHAHQIYKRLGADGREHAITRWRELNSAAAGDGTGLT comes from the coding sequence ATGAGGGCCGACGCGGCACTGGAACAGCGGTCGAACGCCGTGCGGGTGATCATCGCCAGTGACAATCCGGTGGTGCGGATCGGCCTGCACGCGCTGCTGCGGTCGGCGCCGATGGTGGACGTCGTCGGCAACGGGGCGATCGGCGACTCCATGGGCGAGGTCCGCCGGCAGGAGCCCGACGTGGTGCTGCTGGACTCCTCCCCGCCGTCTCCCGCCAGCATCGGCGCGCTGGCACGCGTCAGAGGCGGCAGCCGCATCATCGTGGTGACCGCGGCGGAGGATCCGTGCCTGCTCGTGCAGGCAGTGCTGGCGGGTGCCTGCTGCTGCCTCGTCTACGGGCACTTCGAGCCGCAGGGCCTCGCGGACGTCGTGCTGGCAGCCGACCGCGGCGAGGCGCACCTGTCGCAGCCCGCCGTGACGGCGCTCGTGCAGTGGATGCACGAGGGCCATCCCTCCCACGAGCAGCACGATCCGGGGCTCACACCGCGCGAGGTCGAGATCCTGGAACTGATCACCGCGGGTCTCACGAACCGGCAGATAGCGCGGCATCTCGTCATCTCCGAGAAGACCGTGAAGAACCATGCCCACCAGATCTATAAGCGTCTGGGAGCCGACGGAAGGGAACACGCCATCACCCGCTGGCGGGAATTGAATTCGGCAGCTGCCGGGGATGGCACCGGACTGACATAA
- a CDS encoding RNA polymerase sigma factor yields the protein MTDSTGREAVAAVWRIESARIVGALARYTGDFALAEDLAQEALAEALVSWPRDGVPRTPAGWLLTVGRRRAIDAFRRRSARDERYAALAHGLGEGGAVTGRPPGASRDEDVLWDPDQIDDDVLALMFISCHPVVAREARVALTLRVVGGLTSDEIAQAFLVPTATVQARITRAKKTLGAARVPFGVPPAGERAGRLGSVLSVIYLIFTEGSSASSGGDLIRLDLAGEAQRLARVLARLMPDEPEVHGLLALLELTAARFPARVGPDGEPVLLERQDRRRWDRASIRRGRAALAAAERLGRGLGAYGLQAAIAECHAVAPSVGATDWERIVLLYEALGRLAPSPVVDLNRAVAVSMARGPAEALPIVDRLAAAGALASSHHLPSVRGELLTRLGRDGEARTELEAAVRLCGNERERAVLERKLAALG from the coding sequence ATGACCGATTCCACGGGCCGTGAGGCCGTCGCCGCCGTCTGGCGGATCGAGTCCGCGCGGATCGTCGGCGCGCTCGCGCGGTACACCGGCGACTTCGCGCTGGCCGAGGACCTCGCGCAGGAGGCGCTGGCCGAGGCGCTGGTGAGCTGGCCGCGCGACGGCGTCCCCCGCACGCCCGCGGGATGGCTCCTCACCGTCGGCCGGCGCCGCGCGATCGACGCGTTCCGGCGGCGTTCCGCCCGTGACGAGAGGTACGCCGCCCTCGCCCACGGCCTGGGCGAGGGCGGCGCCGTCACGGGGAGGCCGCCCGGCGCGTCCCGGGACGAGGACGTGCTGTGGGATCCGGACCAGATCGACGACGACGTGCTGGCGCTGATGTTCATCTCCTGCCATCCCGTGGTCGCGCGGGAGGCGAGGGTGGCGCTCACGCTGCGGGTGGTCGGCGGGCTGACGAGCGATGAGATCGCCCAGGCGTTCCTCGTCCCCACCGCCACCGTGCAGGCCCGGATCACGCGGGCGAAGAAGACCCTCGGCGCGGCCCGGGTGCCGTTCGGGGTGCCGCCCGCCGGGGAGCGGGCCGGGCGGCTCGGCTCGGTGCTCAGCGTCATCTACCTGATCTTCACCGAGGGCTCCTCGGCCAGCTCCGGCGGCGATCTGATCCGCCTCGACCTGGCGGGCGAGGCGCAGCGCCTCGCCCGGGTGCTGGCCCGGCTGATGCCGGACGAGCCCGAGGTGCACGGGCTGCTGGCGCTGCTGGAGCTGACCGCCGCGCGCTTCCCCGCCCGGGTGGGGCCGGACGGGGAGCCGGTGCTGCTGGAGCGGCAGGACCGCCGCCGCTGGGACCGCGCGTCGATCCGCCGGGGGCGCGCCGCCCTCGCCGCCGCGGAGCGGCTCGGACGCGGGCTCGGCGCCTACGGCCTGCAAGCGGCGATCGCCGAATGCCACGCGGTCGCCCCGTCGGTCGGCGCGACGGACTGGGAGCGGATCGTGCTGCTCTACGAGGCCCTCGGCCGCCTCGCGCCGTCGCCGGTCGTCGATCTGAACCGGGCGGTGGCCGTCTCGATGGCCCGGGGACCGGCGGAGGCGCTGCCGATCGTGGACCGGCTGGCGGCCGCCGGGGCGCTGGCGAGCTCGCATCACCTGCCGAGCGTCCGCGGGGAGCTGCTCACACGCCTGGGACGCGACGGGGAGGCCCGCACCGAACTGGAGGCGGCCGTGCGGCTGTGCGGCAACGAGCGTGAGCGGGCCGTCCTGGAGCGCAAGCTCGCCGCACTCGGCTGA
- a CDS encoding DUF192 domain-containing protein, producing the protein MFLSSRLAPLLLLPLSGCSFVGGATYQPPVLPLVFSIDQDGRFAAKLVGGVTTPLGRFAIEGGLKEAGDDEMVIGISRDGDLGEQRFLLKGRARVAVCSDGPSITYVTAGAVRVNVRRTATTVRVVRADRVMADCAGGTPAAAVPGGGGRSIPREPVAGGRLDPAETATVMVALGGGVHRMALADTPRKTSLGMIGWTRADLGGRAGMLYRYPAPGYGSHVIGGYTFTTDLLFFDAGGRLIRGFTGQPCPLGSPSCQRYDPGFPFSYVIEAPNGNLPILPLGSLLRF; encoded by the coding sequence ATGTTCCTTTCCAGCAGGCTGGCGCCGCTGCTTCTGCTGCCACTGAGCGGATGCTCCTTCGTCGGGGGCGCGACCTACCAGCCTCCGGTCCTGCCCCTGGTGTTCAGCATCGACCAGGACGGGAGGTTCGCCGCGAAGCTGGTCGGCGGCGTCACGACGCCGCTCGGGCGGTTCGCGATCGAGGGCGGCCTCAAGGAGGCCGGCGACGACGAGATGGTGATCGGGATCTCGCGGGACGGGGACCTCGGCGAGCAGCGGTTCCTGCTCAAGGGGCGCGCCAGGGTGGCCGTCTGCTCGGACGGCCCGTCCATCACCTACGTGACGGCCGGCGCGGTGCGTGTGAACGTGCGGCGGACCGCGACCACGGTGCGCGTGGTGCGGGCGGACCGGGTCATGGCGGACTGCGCGGGGGGCACGCCCGCGGCGGCGGTGCCGGGCGGAGGAGGCCGGAGCATTCCGCGGGAGCCGGTGGCCGGGGGGCGGCTGGACCCCGCCGAGACCGCGACCGTGATGGTCGCGCTCGGGGGCGGCGTCCACCGCATGGCGCTCGCGGACACCCCGCGGAAGACCTCGCTGGGAATGATCGGCTGGACGCGCGCCGACCTGGGTGGACGCGCCGGGATGCTGTACCGGTACCCCGCGCCCGGCTACGGATCGCACGTCATCGGGGGCTACACCTTCACCACGGACCTGCTGTTCTTCGACGCCGGCGGGCGGCTCATCCGCGGGTTCACGGGGCAGCCGTGCCCGCTCGGGTCGCCGTCGTGCCAGCGGTACGACCCGGGATTCCCGTTCTCCTACGTCATCGAGGCGCCCAACGGGAACCTGCCCATCCTGCCGCTGGGAAGCCTGCTGCGGTTCTAG
- a CDS encoding YciI family protein: protein MKYMLIMRASDEAYAGMAEVDFTEMIETMGRYNDEMIRAGVLVASEGLDDAAEGVVVDYSAEPPVVTDGPYGETKELFGGFYILNVASKEEAVEWAKRSPVTGAGFKTEIRRVTSIDEFPQDNEWIQKERAWREATGQL from the coding sequence ATGAAGTACATGCTGATCATGCGCGCGAGCGACGAGGCCTACGCGGGGATGGCCGAGGTCGACTTCACCGAGATGATCGAGACCATGGGGCGGTACAACGACGAGATGATCCGGGCCGGGGTGCTGGTCGCCTCGGAGGGGCTCGACGACGCCGCCGAGGGCGTGGTCGTGGACTACTCCGCCGAGCCGCCCGTGGTCACCGACGGCCCGTACGGCGAGACCAAGGAGCTGTTCGGCGGGTTCTACATCCTCAACGTGGCGTCGAAGGAGGAGGCCGTCGAGTGGGCGAAGCGCTCGCCCGTCACCGGCGCGGGCTTCAAGACCGAGATCCGCCGTGTCACCTCGATCGACGAGTTCCCGCAGGACAACGAGTGGATCCAGAAGGAGCGGGCGTGGCGCGAGGCCACCGGGCAGCTCTGA
- a CDS encoding trypsin-like peptidase domain-containing protein translates to MTDATRLQDMSIDELKEELERREAREKGAVAASSAAWLDGVDDASLIKVLREKQKVIYGVDDRLDIFQVRNPADLADADSVVAIFQGIDITDNGDGTSTLFTEEYGSRYRLCAGEPFRDQPIGAFCSGFLVARDVIATAGHCTAVVNDVTNLRFVFGFRMRDRETAATVIPNDQIYSGAALIGMRNVEDGPDWALVRLDRRVPDHRTVSLRRTGRIADRTRVQVIGHPNGLPAKFAAGSRVRDNTPAAFFVANLDTYGGNSGSPVFNSVTHQVEGILVRGENDFKRQGDCNVSLVCPDTGCRGEDCTRVLEFAHLTGPQAEGREMRPDEVLLPGQSIASPDGSCTFGFREDGDLVLSGEDGPLWSSGTAGGTPGVCVMQRDGDLVVYRPGGAVVWRSGTRGHPGSHLVVQDDANVVIYRPDGAPVWSADPARA, encoded by the coding sequence ATGACCGATGCGACACGACTGCAGGACATGTCGATCGACGAGCTGAAAGAGGAACTGGAAAGGCGGGAGGCGCGGGAGAAGGGGGCCGTGGCGGCGTCATCGGCCGCATGGCTGGACGGCGTCGACGACGCCTCCCTCATCAAGGTTCTCCGGGAGAAGCAGAAGGTCATCTACGGGGTGGACGACCGGCTCGACATCTTCCAGGTCAGGAACCCGGCCGACCTCGCGGACGCCGACAGCGTCGTCGCGATCTTCCAGGGCATCGACATCACCGACAACGGCGACGGCACGTCCACGCTGTTCACCGAGGAGTACGGCTCGCGCTACCGGCTGTGCGCCGGCGAGCCGTTCCGCGACCAGCCCATCGGGGCGTTCTGCTCGGGCTTCCTGGTCGCCCGGGACGTCATCGCCACCGCCGGCCACTGCACGGCCGTCGTCAACGACGTGACCAACCTGCGCTTCGTCTTCGGGTTCAGGATGCGGGACCGCGAGACGGCCGCCACCGTGATCCCCAACGACCAGATCTACAGCGGCGCCGCGCTGATCGGGATGCGGAACGTGGAGGACGGGCCGGACTGGGCGCTGGTGCGGCTCGACCGGCGGGTGCCCGACCACCGCACCGTCTCGCTGCGCCGCACGGGGAGGATCGCCGACCGGACCCGGGTCCAGGTCATCGGGCACCCCAACGGCCTGCCGGCCAAGTTCGCCGCGGGGTCGCGGGTGCGCGACAACACTCCGGCGGCCTTCTTCGTCGCCAACCTCGACACCTACGGCGGCAATTCGGGGTCGCCGGTGTTCAACTCGGTCACCCACCAGGTCGAGGGCATCCTGGTGCGCGGCGAGAACGACTTCAAGAGACAGGGCGACTGCAACGTCTCCCTCGTCTGCCCGGACACGGGCTGCCGCGGCGAGGACTGCACGCGCGTGCTGGAGTTCGCCCACCTCACCGGCCCCCAGGCGGAGGGCCGCGAGATGCGGCCCGACGAGGTGCTGCTGCCCGGGCAGTCGATCGCGTCCCCCGATGGCAGCTGCACGTTCGGGTTCCGGGAAGACGGGGACCTCGTCCTCTCCGGGGAGGACGGCCCCTTGTGGTCCTCGGGCACCGCCGGCGGCACGCCGGGCGTCTGCGTCATGCAACGCGACGGCGACCTGGTCGTCTACCGTCCCGGCGGCGCCGTCGTGTGGCGTTCCGGGACCCGGGGGCACCCGGGCTCCCACCTCGTCGTCCAGGACGACGCGAACGTGGTGATCTACCGTCCTGACGGCGCCCCGGTCTGGTCGGCCGACCCGGCCCGCGCCTAG